One Spinacia oleracea cultivar Varoflay chromosome 4, BTI_SOV_V1, whole genome shotgun sequence DNA segment encodes these proteins:
- the LOC110790437 gene encoding calpain-type cysteine protease DEK1 isoform X1: MESEQHHIVLACVVSGALFALLGSSSFSILWVVNWRPWRLYSWIFARKWPDLFQGPRLGVICGALTLLAWFVVVSPLLLLVGWGSWLILILGRDIIGLAVIMPGTALLLSFYSIMLWWRTRWQSSRAVAFLLLFAVALLCAYELCAVYVTAGSSASERYSPSGFFFGVSAIALAINMLFICRMLFNGNGLDVDEYVRRAYKYAYSDCVEVGPVTCLPEPPDPNELYPRQSSRVSHLGTLYLGSLLVLLVYSILYGLTAKEARWMGAITSAAVIVLDWNMGACLFGFQLLKSPIAALFIAGASRVFLICFGVHYWYLGHCISYLVMASVLLGAAVCRHLLVTNPSAERRDALQSTVIRLREGFRRKEHNTSSSSSEGCGSSMKRSSSAEAGHLGHGVESVGRNGGHCTGEAVGWNNGTLLRTTSSHEGINSEKSMDSGRPSLVLRSSSCRSVVQDPDVGPSFVEKSDHHSVVGYSSGGLESQGYDSSTSTSVNYLPDLNLALVYQEKLNDPRIAAILKKRAKQGDRELTNLLQNKGLDPNFAMMLKEKGLDPTLLALLQRSSLDADRDHCDNTDITIVDSNSVGDALPNQISLSEELRLRGFEKWLQILRSLWHFVAGTPERALACFSSVFILETVGVAFSRPRVIKLVNATHQQFEFGICVVLLSPVICLIMAYLRSLQAEDTSTSSKPRKYGFFAWLLSTCVGLLLSILSKSSVLLGLSLTVPLMVACLSIAVPLWIRNGYNFWIVQDNPAPRTENHQALGRIEGIAFLVCVAVFVGSVISLGVIVSFKPLDELSYNGWNADGKIYASPYASPIYLGWAMASGIALLVTGVLPVISWFATYRFSVFSGVCLVLFSVVLVAFCGVSYAEITNSRIDHIPTNGDFLAALLPLLCIPAILSLCTGLHKWKDDEWRLSCSVYVFITIGLLLLLCAISAVIVIVQPWTVGVAFLLVLVLIVLAIGAIHLWASNNFYLTRAQMFFVCFLAFLLAVAAFLVGRFEAKPFVGASVGYFSFLFLLAGRALTVLLSPPIVVYSPRVLPVYVYDAHADCGKNVSGAFLMLYGIALATEGWGVVASLNIYPPFVGAAVSAVTLVVSFGFAVSRPCLTLEMMEDAVHFLSKETIVQAIARSATKTRNAISGTYSAPQRSASSAALLVGDPTIIRDRAGNFVLPRADVMKLRDRLRNEELAAGSFLARFKNCLSLQCESTGDMGLRELCANARILALEEAIDTEWVCMWDKFGGYLLLLLGLTAKAERVQDEVRLRLFLASVGCSDLSAKKIKKWMPEDRRQFELIQESYLREKEMEEEVFIQRREEEGRGKERRKALLEKEERKWKEIEASLLSSIPGAGSRDAAAMAAAVRAVGGDSVLDDSFARDRVSNIAHRIRAAQLARRALQTGVPDAVCVLDDEPRASGRHCGHVDPSVCQSQKVTLSVVVMIQPDSGPVCLLGTEFRKKFCWEFLVAGSEQGLEAGQVGLRLITKGDRQTAEAKEWSISGTCIADGRWHLVTMTIDADLGEVTCFVDGGYDGYLNELQLQVQNGIWEQGTEVWIGVRPPTGVDTFGRSDSEGTESKMQVMDVFLWGRCLSEDEISSLHGNLGVPNYNMVDHLDDNWQWADSPLRVDEWDSDPADVDLYDRDDVDFDGQYSSGRKRRSGRESVMLDVDSFSRKSRRPKMETEKEVNQRMLSVEMAVKEAVAARGEKHFTDQEFPPNNQSLFVDPEKPPPKLQVVSEWMRPKEIVKEIREDTFPCLFSGQANPSDVCQGHLGDCWFLSAVAVLAEVSRISEVIITPEYNEEGIYTVRFCIQGEWVPVIVDDWIPCEAPGKPAFATSRKGNELWVSVLEKAYAKLHGSYEALEGGLVQDALVDLTGGAGEEIDMRSAQAQIDLASGRLWSQLLRFKQEGFLLGAGSPSGTDVHVSSSGIVQGHAYSILQIREVDNHKLVQIRNPWANEVEWNGPWSDSSPEWTDRMKHKLKHVPQAKEGIFWMSWQDFQIHFRSIYVCRVYPPEMRYSLHGQWRGYTAGGCQDYDSWHQNPQFRLRAVGADASVPIHVFITLTQGVSFSRTATGFRNYQSSHNSTMFYTGMRILKTRGRRAAYNIYLHESVGGTDYVNSREISCEMVLEADPKGYTIVPTTIAPGEEAPFVLSVFTKASIVLEPL, encoded by the exons ATGGAAAGCGAGCAGCATCACATTGTGTTGGCTTGTGTCGTTTCGGGTGCCCTTTTTGCCCTTCTTGGTTCTTCATCTTTCTCCATTCTCTGGGTCGTCAATTGGCGCCCATGGCGTCTTTACAG TTGGATCTTTGCCAGAAAATGGCCAGATCTCTTCCAGGGACCTCGACTTGGTGTTATATGTGGTGCACTCACTCTGCTCGCTTGGTTCGTTGTTGTATCACCTCTACTGCTACTTGTTGGTTGGGGATCCTGGCTAATTCTCATTTTGGGTAGAGATATTATTGGTCTTGCTGTCATCATGCCAGGAACTGCTTTGCTTTtgtctttttattcaattatgCTTTGGTGGAGAACGCGATGGCAAAGCTCAA GGGCTGTCGCCTTTCTCCTTCTTTTTGCGGTTGCATTACTTTGTGCCTATGAACTCTGCGCGGTGTATGTTACAGCAGGCTCTAGTGCATCAGAGCGATATTCTCCCTCTGGATTCTTTTTTGGTGTATCTGCTATTGCTTTAGCGATCAATATGCTCTTTATCTGCCGAATGCTATTTAATG GTAATGGTTTAGATGTAGATGAATACGTGAGGAGAGCATATAAATATGCTTACTCTGACTGTGTTGAGGTGGGCCCTGTGACTTGCTTGCCAGAACCACCAGATCCAAATGAATTATATCCTCGTCAATCCAGTAG GGTTTCACACTTGGGGACCCTTTATCTTGGATCATTATTGGTGCTTCTTGTGTACTCTATCCTCTATGGCTTGACAGCGAAGGAGGCACGTTGGATGGGAGCCATTACTTCAGCTGCAGTAATTGTCCTTG ATTGGAATATGGGAGCGTGCTTGTTTGGCTTCCAGCTTCTGAAAAGTCCTATTGCTGCATTATTTATTGCTGGCGCATCTCGTGTATTCCTTATTTGCTTTGGTGTACATTACTG GTATTTGGGACATTGTATAAGTTATTTGGTTATGGCATCTGTACTGTTAGGAGCTGCTGTCTGTCGTCATCTCTTGGTTACAAATCCTTCAGCTGAAAGGAGAGATGCCTTACAGAGCACAGTTATTCGCCTCAGGGAGGGATTTCGTCGAAAAGAGCATAATACATCATCAAGTTCTTCTGAAGGATGTGGTTCAAGTATGAAGCGCAGTAGTAGTGCTGAAGCTGGTCATCTTGGGCATGGGGTTGAATCTGTTGGCAGAAATGGCGGACATTGCACTGGTGAAGCTGTTGGCTGGAACAATGGTACTTTACTCCGAACGACAAGTTCTCACGAGGGCATTAATAGTGAAAAGAGCATGGACAGTGGAAGGCCTAGTTTAGTTTTACGTAGTAGTTCATGTCGTTCTGTTGTTCAAGATCCTGATGTTGGTCCATCCTTTGTTGAAAAGAGCGATCACCACTCTGTGGTGGGGTATTCCAGCGGTGGTCTTGAAAGTCAAGGCTATGATTCAAGTACTTCAACATCAGTGAATTACCTTCCAGATCTTAATTTGGCTCTTGTATATCAGGAAAAACTCAATGATCCAAGGATCGCAGCCATTCTTAAGAAGAGGGCAAAGCAGGGAGATCGTGAATTGACTAACTTATTGCAGAATAAAGGTTTGGATCCAAATTTTGCAATGATGTTGAAAGAGAAAGGTTTGGATCCTACGCTTCTGGCATTGTTGCAAAGAAGTAGTTTAGATGCTGATAGAGATCACTGTGATAACACCGATATTACTATCGTTGACTCAAATAGTGTTGGCGATGCTTTGCCCAACCAAATTTCTTTATCTGAGGAACTGAGGCTTCGCGGTTTTGAAAAATGGTTGCAAATTTTAAGATCGCTTTGGCACTTTGTAGCTGGTACTCCAGAGCGGGCATTAGCTTGTTTTAGTTCCGTCTTCATTCTAGAGACAGTGGGTGTTGCCTTTTCTCGTCCAAGAGTGATTAAACTTGTAAATGCTACTCATCAGCAG TTTGAGTTTGGAATCTGTGTGGTGCTTCTGTCACCTGTCATTTGCTTGATTATGGCTTATCTGCGGTCTCTTCAAGCAGAAGATACATCCACATCATCTAAACCCCGAAAG tatggttttttcgcatggcTGCTGAGCACTTGTGTCGGACTGCTACTTTCCATTTTGAG CAAATCATCTGTTCTTCTTGGATTGTCTTTGACTGTTCCCCTCATGGTGGCATGCCTTTCAATCGCTGTTCCTTTGTGGATTCGCAATGGCTACAATTTTTGGATCGTGCAAGACAATCCAGCTCCTCGAACCGAAAATCATCAAGCCCTTGGAAGGATAgag GGCATTGCTTTTCTTGTTTGTGTAGCGGTTTTTGTTGGATCAGTGATATCTCTCGGTGTTATAGTGTCTTTCAAGCCATTAGATGAATTGTCTTATAACGGATGGAACGCTGATGGAAAAATCTATGCATCTCCTTATGCGTCCCCTATTTATCTTGGCTGGGCAATGGCTTCTGGAATTGCTCTACTGGTCACGGGTGTGCTGCCAGTGATATCTTGGTTTGCAACTTATCGGTTCTCTGTCTTCTCTggagtttgtttggttttgttttctG TTGTCCTTGTGGCATTTTGTGGTGTGTCATATGCGGAGATAACAAATTCAAGGATTGATCACATTCCGACAAATGGCGATTTTCTTGCTGCTTTGCTTCCCTTGTTGTGTATTCCTGCAATTTTATCGTTGTGTACTGGTTTGCACAAATG GAAGGATGATGAGTGGAGACTCTCTTGCAGCGTCTATGTCTTTATTACCATTGGTCTTCTTCTGTTGCTCTGTGCTATATCAGCTGTCATAGTTATTGTCCAGCCATGGACG GTAGGGGTGGCATTTCTTTTGGTTCTTGTATTAATCGTGCTGGCTATTGGTGCCATCCACCTCTGGGCTTCAAATAATTTCTATTTGACCCGGGCACAAATGTTTTTCGTCTGttttcttgcatttcttttagctgTGGCAGCATTTTTGGTCGGACGGTTTGAAG CCAAACCCTTTGTAGGAGCATCTGTTGGCTATTTTTCCTTCTTGTTCCTCCTTGCGGGTAGAGCATTGACA GTTCTTCTTTCACCTCCAATTGTTGTCTATTCTCCAAGGGTGCTTCCTGTGTATGTATATGATGCTCATGCAGATTGTGGGAAAAATGTCAG TGGTGCTTTTCTGATGCTTTACGGTATTGCTCTAGCAACAGAGGGATGGGGTGTCGTTGCCAGTCTTAATATATATCCACCATTTGTTGGTGCTGCCGTCTCAGCAGTTACACTTGTTGTTTCCTTCGGATTTGCCGTCTCACGCCCCTGTTTAACTCTTGAG ATGATGGAGGATGCTGTTCATTTCCTGAGCAAGGAAACTATTGTTCAGGCAATTGCACGATCTGCGACAAAG ACTCGAAATGCTATTTCAGGAACATACTCAGCTCCTCAAAGGTCTGCAAGTTCAGCTGCACTCTTAGTTGGTGATCCCACTATTATACGCGATAGGGCTGGTAATTTTGTGCTTCCGAGGGCGGATGTCATGAAGTTGAGAGATCGTTTGAGAAATGAAGAATTGGCTGCGGGTTCCTTTTTAGCCAGATTCAAAAATTGTCTAAGTCTCCAGTGTGAATCTACTGGTGATATGGGGCTGAGGGAGTTGTGTGCTAATGCCCGTATTCTGGCTTTAGAAGAAGCAATTGATACTGAATGGGTGTGTATGTGGGATAAGTTTGGTGGTTATCTTCTTCTTTTGCTCGGTTTAACTGCAAAGGCAGAGAGGGTACAG GATGAAGTGCGCTTGCGACTTTTTCTTGCTAGTGTTGGATGTTCTGATTTGAGTgccaagaaaataaaaaaatggatGCCAGAAGATCGAAGACAGTTCGAACTTATTCAAGAGAG CTATCTGAGAGAAAAGGAAATGGAAGAAGAAGTCTTTATACAGAGACGTGAAGAAGAGGGGCGTGGCAAGGAGAGGAGGAAGGCCCTTTTGGAGAAGGAAGAGCGCAAATGGAAGGAGATAGAGGCTTCTCTTCTATCTTCTATCCCTGGTGCTGGAAGCCGGGACGCTGCTGCAATGGCTGCTGCAGTACGTGCCGTTGGTGGCGACTCTGTTCTAGATGATTCCTTTGCGCGGGATAGGGTTTCAAATATTGCACATCGCATACGTGCAGCTCAATTAGCACGCAGGGCGCTCCAG ACTGGAGTTCCTGATGCTGTCTGTGTTCTTGATGACGAGCCTAGAGCAAGTGGCAGACATTGTGGACACGTGGATCCAAGTGTGTGCCAGAGTCAGAAGGTTACCTTATCGGTTGTGGTGATGATACAACCAGATTCTGGACCAGTTTGCCTATTAGGTACTGAATTTCGGAAGAAATTTTGCTGGGAATTCTTGGTGGCAGGTTCTGAACAAGGTCTTGAAGCTGGTCAAGTTGGTCTTAGGTTAATAACAAAAGGTGACAGACAAACAGCCGAAGCAAAAGAATGGAGCATTAGCGGGACATGTATTGCAGATGGAAG GTGGCATTTGGTAACAATGACGATTGATGCTGACCTTGGTGAAGTAACTTGCTTTGTTGATGGTGGTTATGATGGCTATCTGAATGAGTTACAACTTCAAGTACAGAATGGTATTTGGGAACAAGGAACAGAAGTCTGGATTGGTGTTAGACCGCCCACTGGAGTGGACACATTTGGTAGGTCCGATAGTGAAGGAACTGAATCCAAAATGCAAGTAATGGATGTTTTTCTGTGGGGAAGGTGCTTGAGTGAAGATGAGATTTCTTCTCTTCATGGAAATTTGGGTGTACCTAACTATAATATGGTTGATCATCTCGACGACAATTGGCAATGGGCAGATTCCCCATTGAGG GTTGATGAGTGGGATAGTGATCCTGCAGACGTGGATCTGTATGACAGAGACGATGTTGATTTTGATGGACAATATTCTAGTGGGAGAAAAAGGAGATCTGGACGCGAGAGTGTAATGCTTGATGTGGATTCGTTCTCTAGAAAATCGAGGAGACCAAAGATGGAAACAGAGAAGGAGGTAAATCAGAGGATGCTGTCAGTTGAAATGGCTGTTAAAGAGGCTGTTGCTGCCAGAGGTGAAAAACATTTTACTGACCAAGAATTTCCCCCAAACAACCAATCATTGTTTGTGGATCCAGAAAAACCCCCTCCTAAGTTGCAG GTTGTTTCCGAATGGATGAGGCCAAAGGAAATAGTGAAAGAAATTCGAGAGGATACTTTTCCATGCTTATTTTCTGGTCAGGCAAATCCTTCTGATGTTTGCCAG GGGCACCTAGGCGATTGTTGGTTTTTAAGTGCTGTTGCTGTTCTGGCTGAGGTCTCTCGGATATCTGAAGTAATTATCACACCAGAATATAATGAGGAAGGAATTTACACTGTTCGCTTCTGTATTCAG GGTGAATGGGTGCctgttattgttgatgattggATTCCATGTGAAGCACCTGGAAAACCGGCATTTGCTACAAGTCGCAAGGGAAATGAACTTTGGGTGTCGGTGTTGGAGAAGGCATATGCCAAGTTGCATGGTTCCTACGAGGCATTAGAAGGCGGGCTTGTACAAGATGCTCTAGTAGACCTCACCGGGGGTGCTGGTGAAGAAATTGACATGAGAAGTGCACAGGCACAGATTGATCTTGCAAGTGGGAGATTATGGTCCCAATTACTGCGCTTTAAACAGGAAGGCTTTTTACTAGGCGCTGGGAGCCCATCTGGTACTGACGTGCATGTTTCTTCTAGTGGCATTGTACAGGGACATGCTTACTCAATATTGCAG ATTAGAGAGGTAGATAATCACAAGCTCGTTCAGATTCGCAATCCATGGGCAAATGAGGTTGAGTGGAATGGACCGTGGTCGGATTCATCGCCAGAGTGGACGGATAGAATGAAGCATAAGCTCAAGCATGTTCCACAG GCCAAAGAAGGTATATTCTGGATGTCTTGGCAAGACTTTCAGATACATTTTCGGTCTATATATGTCTGCCGCGTTTACCCTCCAGAAATGCGCTATTCTCTCCATGGACAATGGCGAGGATACACTGCTGGTGGTTGTCAAGATTATGATTCGTGGCATCAAAATCCCCAGTTCCGCTTGAGGGCGGTTGGAGCAGATGCTTCAGTTCCAATACACGTCTTTATCACTCTAACTCAG GGTGTGAGTTTCTCTCGTACCGCCACTGGTTTTAGGAATTATCAATCCAGTCATAATTCAACAATGTTTTATACAGGAATGAGAATTCTGAAAACTCGTGGGCGACGGGCAGCTTATAATATATACTTGCATGAATCCGTTGGTGGGACTGATTATGTAAATTCCCGAGAGATATCATGTGAAATGGTTTTGGAAGCAGATCCAAAAGGTTATACTATAGTGCCTACGACCATTGCCCCTGGAGAAGAAGCACCATTTGTTCTCTCTGTTTTTACGAAAGCATCAATAGTGCTTGAACCTTTATAG